In a single window of the bacterium genome:
- a CDS encoding DUF4838 domain-containing protein, whose translation MKSSPGGRFRAGFPLMVLTVLFGFSCGSNGLFTLAEKGKSVYVIVLSDAASPSERHAANELQGFIRLASGAELPIVTENDSRSQKSPRICVGPGKISDALLAKGNPVDFKALGDEGFILRTVKEGGSRSDVVIAGGKLRGTMYGVYTFLDHLGFRWYTNRITRFPEGKALKSPVLDEQKIPPFMYREPFIKEAFDGDWAARNRVNSGAAALDSTRGGKLTVLGVHTFDQLIPTSLFRTHPEYFPLIGGKRVTGYVQRCLTNPEVVKIAAENMIAWMDSEPDQRIFSLDQNDVEKNCECPACKKIMEEECAPSGLYVTFVNQVAEIVEKRHPENYISTLAYMFTEKPPKTVKPRKNVIIRLCPIYMCAGHPFTECTSEETKQFNETLAGWGKLTDRIFIWHYATDFSNYLMPFPNFIEFTEAIKTYSGSGVKGIFLQGAYTSPGSSDADLRAWVMARLLWNPSDNPDSLVNEWMHGIYGNAFVPMRAVYDLMHTRVKDPNLHLRIFDAPTHELWPDSVIAGMDSLYTSAESLAAGDSTALYYVRKNRMSVKY comes from the coding sequence ATGAAAAGCAGTCCGGGCGGCAGGTTTCGTGCAGGTTTTCCGCTCATGGTTCTCACTGTTCTGTTCGGGTTTTCCTGCGGCAGTAACGGCCTTTTCACTCTCGCCGAGAAAGGGAAGAGCGTCTATGTCATCGTTCTGAGCGATGCGGCGTCACCCTCCGAGCGTCATGCGGCAAACGAGCTTCAGGGATTCATCCGTCTCGCTTCAGGCGCCGAGCTTCCCATTGTCACCGAAAACGATTCCCGTTCGCAGAAGTCGCCCCGTATCTGCGTGGGCCCGGGAAAAATCTCCGATGCGCTCCTGGCGAAAGGGAATCCGGTTGATTTCAAGGCTCTCGGTGACGAGGGATTCATCCTGCGCACCGTGAAAGAAGGCGGTTCACGGTCGGATGTGGTAATCGCAGGCGGCAAACTGCGGGGAACCATGTATGGAGTCTATACGTTCCTGGACCATCTGGGTTTCCGCTGGTACACGAACCGAATCACCCGCTTCCCCGAGGGAAAGGCGCTGAAATCGCCGGTTCTCGATGAACAGAAAATTCCGCCGTTCATGTATCGCGAACCGTTCATAAAAGAAGCGTTCGACGGCGACTGGGCGGCCCGTAACCGTGTGAATTCCGGAGCGGCGGCGCTCGATTCCACCCGCGGCGGCAAGCTCACCGTCCTCGGGGTACATACCTTTGACCAGCTCATTCCAACCTCGCTTTTCAGGACGCATCCCGAATATTTTCCCCTCATCGGCGGAAAACGGGTTACCGGCTATGTCCAGCGCTGCCTGACCAATCCGGAGGTAGTGAAAATCGCGGCTGAGAACATGATCGCCTGGATGGACAGCGAGCCCGACCAGCGAATCTTCTCCCTCGATCAGAATGATGTGGAAAAAAACTGCGAATGCCCGGCCTGTAAAAAGATCATGGAAGAAGAATGCGCACCGTCCGGGCTGTATGTCACCTTCGTGAATCAGGTGGCCGAGATTGTAGAGAAGAGGCATCCGGAAAATTATATAAGCACCCTCGCCTACATGTTCACCGAGAAACCCCCGAAAACGGTGAAGCCCCGTAAGAACGTCATTATACGCCTCTGCCCCATCTACATGTGCGCAGGGCACCCGTTCACCGAATGCACATCGGAAGAGACGAAACAGTTCAATGAAACCCTCGCCGGCTGGGGAAAGCTGACCGACCGTATTTTCATCTGGCACTATGCCACCGATTTCTCCAATTACCTCATGCCATTCCCCAACTTCATCGAATTTACCGAAGCGATAAAGACCTATTCAGGGAGCGGAGTGAAGGGGATTTTCCTTCAGGGCGCCTACACGAGTCCCGGCAGCTCCGACGCCGACCTGCGGGCATGGGTCATGGCCCGTCTTCTGTGGAATCCTTCGGACAATCCCGATTCCCTGGTGAACGAGTGGATGCACGGCATCTACGGAAACGCGTTCGTTCCGATGCGGGCGGTGTACGATCTCATGCACACCAGGGTCAAG